In the genome of Pseudanabaena mucicola str. Chao 1806, the window TATTCTTGATTATCTGGAAATAACTAAATTGGTTTCGCTAGGATTAAACAGTTGTAGCTTAGAGGCATTTAAAAATTCAATGCTAACGGGTTCTTGGGCTTCGTTGTAGCTGACAATTACGCCGCCTTGCTCGGATATTGCATCGTATGGCAAATCATCTTGCAAGATGAAAATGAGAATATCTGCTTCTGCATCGTATTTAACTTTCATGGTTATTCTCATACCAATGGCTTAGTTTAAGCGGGTTGCAGGGTTTTAAGTTCTAGGTTGGTCAAAATATTAATTGAATTGAGATCTACTTGATTTCGTGCTGACTCAATGGTAATTCCCACTAATTTTTCCTCTGTGTCAAAGTCTACGGTTACTAATTCGTTAATTTCTTCGGTTCTGGCACTAGGGCGATCACTTAGTTCGATAAAGAGTGTATCTGTGTCTGCAAAGTAATGGATTTTCATATTTGTCTTCCTTCTCTTTCTAATTGTTTACGAAAATTGCGATCAAAAAATGCGTTATGAATTGTTTCGCCATCATCCAATGTAACAACCCTTAAAACTCTGTTGTCGGCTTCAGCGATTATACCCCAATGACGAATTCTGCCGTCTGGTTGGGTTTCTACCTTGAGAGGATTTGCAATTACGCGATCGCACCAATCTAAGTTAATCTCTAAACGTTTATTGAGGACTATTTTTTCAAAGTATGGAGTTAGCTTCATGTTTTAAGCTTTTTCGACTAGGTAGGCTTCACCATCTTTAAATATTTCCACGATCGCACCATCAGTTCCTTGTGGGGCAATTCCACCAGAGTGAAGCTGAATATCTTGATTTAAGGTAATGGAATCAAACATTTGAAGCTTACTCATGTTTTTGCATCTAATTTATCCAGTATGCGTAAACCTTCTTGGACATCACCTCTTGCTGCCATTACTTTAAATCTGTTGTAGGTATCGAATTCAGCTAGAACAATAGTTGATAATTCTTCCATAAGCTTATTGACGCTAATTCCTCGTGACTGAGCTAGTTCCTTTAATCTTGTATGTTTATCATCGGGAAGTCTAATTGTTAAAGTTGCCATAAGTGTTATCTCCTAACGATTTGTTCTGGCTTGAGAATGGATAAGTTGGGGAAGATGAGATCGCTGTTTGAGAAGTCTTTGATATTTTTTGTGGCAATAATTTGAGCATTACCTGCGATCGCTAGTTCTATTAAATGGTTATCTGCTTCGTCTCTCAAGTTAGGTCTCCACAAATAGTAAATATCAATCCATTGACAGACACTCATGAAAGCATCAATTAAGGTAAAAATCTCCTGTTTTGTCAAAGTACATTGGGTAATGATTTCTTCTCGGAGAATTACTGACTCATATTCTAAAAATAAGTTGTTTCCCATCAGTGGTTGATATTCTCCTTGAAGGCAGAGCCTAATCAACTCTCGACTTGCTCCAGTGGAGCCTATTAGAGTGCTGATTAAAACACTAGTATCAATGACAATTCGAGATTTCATGCCAATATGATAGCATATATGATGTCATTCTGTGCGTGATCGCTCTTTGCAACCAAACTGTAGTTACAAATAATTGGTACTTGTCTAGTCCAGTGATTTCGCCAATAACTAGAAAAAATAGCCTAGTATTCAAAAATTTTTTGTTATAGTGAGACAAATCAAGGCTTTAGCTAAACTTAAATATATGCTTACAACCTTTACCGCAAATTATACAAAGATTGACTCAGGTTATATGGGGCAACTCATTGAATGGCAAGAGGTAATAACTGAGGGTGAAACTCTCGAACTTTGTCGTGAATCTTTGCAAGATGCTTTACAGGAAATGATTGCTGCCTATAAGCAACAAAATAAAGAGATTCCTTCTAGTAAAGCTTTAATTGAGCAGATTCCTGTGGAAGTTTAGTTATGTCGGTTAAACGCAGTGATCTGGTGAAATATTTTGAAGAGAATGGATTTTACCTGCTTAGGGAAGGCGGGAATCATTCCATTTACACCAATAATATCAAAACAATTCCAATTAAGAGACATCGGACAATTGATCGGATTACGGCAAATGCGATATGTAAACAAGCAGGGATAACACCGAAGTTTTAGTCTAAACAATTTTCATAGCGATCGCTAATCTCTCTACAAAACAGGCGATCCAAAAAAAAGGATATCTCTTTTTCATTCAGGAATAACTTTCCAGTTTTCAGGATTAGTCAGCATATACTGACGGAGACGATCTAAGTCTTGATCACTTCTGACAATTCTTTCATGATAGTTTCGTTGCCAGATAGACACGCCCGAATTATGAGTGATTTTATTGATTTTGCGGGTAGAAATAGATTTGAAGTTTTGAATGATCGTAGCTAATGAATACGACTTTTTATCTTGTTCTGAAATAACAATAACTCCATGCAAGTGATCGGGCATGAGGATAAATTGATCAAGTTCCACGTTAGGGAAATGCTGAGGAATTTTTTGCCAAATCGCAGAGATAATCTGACCTGTGACATTTAGCTGCATTTCCCCATTATTCACTTCTCCAAATAGATGTTGTCTTTGAAAGGTACAAATAGTTACAAAATAAGCTCCTGATTGAGAATAGTCATACCCCTGTAAACGAATAGAGCGCCGATGATGAATTTCAGGATTGTAAGACATAAAAACATGAAATTTATAAACGTACAAATGGAAAATGTAGGGGTAGAGCATTTGCGCCACAATTTACAAATTATCACCGAAATCTCTATACGCAAATGCTCTACCCTTTGTGCTGTTACCAATAAATTATCCCTGCGGTTTAGGAATTGTTGGTGATTTGCGAAGGTTTAGGGCAGAGCATTACCGATTTAAATGGATCTTAAAATTTATATATGGTTGCAGTAATGCTCTGCCCCTACAGCATGATCGTTAATCTCTACATAAAATAGGCGATCGCGCAAATGCCAAAACCTCTTCTCTGCTTTGAAAATTAAAAATGTTTTTTGATTGATACACGGATATTGAGCCTATCCCATATTTTAATTAAATAGAAACCTAAAACTTTATCGACAGATCTAATTTTGGGATCATTATCTCGATAAATTTCTAAGCTTGGTGTAGAAATAAGTCGTTTAAACCTATTTCTCAAGACTAATGCTACCACTTCATATTCAGAAGGAAAGCTGACTTCAATTTTATAATTATCTTCTATGTATGATTTCTCAAACACATAGGTAACTCCTCGTGCTAATTTATAAGCAAAATCACGCAATTGGTTCTCATCTATTGGAAGCCAAGGTAGATCGCTACGATAGATATTACTTTTCATACCAAAATTGGGTAGAACTCTTCTGTCAGAGTAAAAATACGGAACTATTTCTCTTACTAATTCAGATCTTGCCTTTTCTCTAGCAATCTTATCCCTTGAATTTTTCCCATACTTAGGATCGATGGAGCGTATTGCCTTATCAGCAATGTTTCCATAGTTTTTGTCTTTACTGTCAAAAGTTTCTCCCAACCTGATGAGTAGGTATTTTTCCACCTTACCGTAATGAGCATTGCATTTTGAACAAGCTGGAGCTTGTGGTTTTGCAAAGTTAGGTGGATTACTCTGTGAATACCATGATTGAGGCAATATATGATCGTCAGTTACGCTCTCAAAGTATTTCAAGCAATGTATACATCGTCGTGTTTTTTCTTTTGTCATTATAATTATTCTCAAAGATATGGTGTGGGAAATATCAAAAAAACTTGATCACTTTTGACGAATAGGGAAGATGAAAAAAGAGCAAAGGGTAACTACAGTCCTTACACAAGAGGCTAATTCAAATAACAACCCGAAAACCAGCGCTACCACACCAATCAAATTCGTCAATCCTAGAGCGACTCGTCGAGAGGCAACCGAAAACAGTGTTAGCCCAAGAACCACCACGCAGAACATAAGAACGATTATTCTTTTTGTTCGTGTTTGCATCTCGCCAAGGATTATTTCCATTCTGTTTTAGGTGTGATGGCTTCGTGTTGTAGTCATCATGCCAATCATCTAAACACCACTCCCAAACATTGCCGTGCATCTGATACAGCCCCCATTGATTAGGATAAAAAGCTTCCACATCTAACGTTTTCCCGCTAAATTGTTTATTGTAATTAACGAGATCCTCAGTAATTGCCTCACCAAAATGAAAGAGCGTAGTTGTACCAGCGCGACAGGCATATTCCCATTCTGCTTCTGTCGGTAAGCGCATTTTCTTGCCAATCTTTTTTGAAACTCTCTCACAAAATTCCATTGCATCATCCCAAGAAACCTTCTCTACGGGCAAATTCTCACCTTTGAACTTCGCTGGATTACTGCCCATAACCACTTGCCATTGTTTTTGGGTTATAACATATTTGCCCATCCAAAATTCTTGTAAAGTCACTTCATGAATTGGCTGCTGTTGAGCCTCTTCCTTGCTTCCCATCATAAATTTACCCGCAGGAATACGAACTAAATCTATAGTTACTCCACTCCCTAAGTTCTCACGAATATACTCAGTTTTACCATGTTGATGCTCTAGCTCGACTCTAGTTCCTAATCCCAGAAAACCGCTACTAACTAGGCGAGCCTTTACATATGTAAATTTAAATTCTGAAACTGAAGGCGTTGTTTTTGTTGCTTGCTTTTTCTGGTTAGCATATGAGACTGTTACTCTATTAACTCCATTTAGTTCCTCTGCTTTGAAACTATAGACACCAGAATTATTAGCAGGATTAGACGCTTTTTCCCCAATCCCCAAATCTAGCAAAATCTCCGTAACTGAACTTGGTCTTTCCTTAACCCTGTATGCAGTCATCTGATCCAATAACTTCCCAAACTTATCACTAACAACTTTCCCATTCAAAAACTGTCGCCATTGATATTCATTCTCCAAAACGTCATAGAAGCGTAAACGGTTCCACATTTGTGAGCAAATGTAAACAAGTCACACCCAACCCAAACAAATCACTCTGAAACACCGACTTACCCAACATTTGCTCAGGAGCGCCATAACTCGGCTTTCCGATGCCCGTCCCCGTCTTTGCCAATAACGTCGCCGTTGCGTGTTTTGCCGCCCCAAAATC includes:
- a CDS encoding DUF2283 domain-containing protein, whose amino-acid sequence is MKVKYDAEADILIFILQDDLPYDAISEQGGVIVSYNEAQEPVSIEFLNASKLQLFNPSETNLVISR
- a CDS encoding DUF2283 domain-containing protein, which encodes MKIHYFADTDTLFIELSDRPSARTEEINELVTVDFDTEEKLVGITIESARNQVDLNSINILTNLELKTLQPA
- a CDS encoding toxin-antitoxin system HicB family antitoxin; translated protein: MATLTIRLPDDKHTRLKELAQSRGISVNKLMEELSTIVLAEFDTYNRFKVMAARGDVQEGLRILDKLDAKT
- a CDS encoding putative toxin-antitoxin system toxin component, PIN family, whose amino-acid sequence is MKSRIVIDTSVLISTLIGSTGASRELIRLCLQGEYQPLMGNNLFLEYESVILREEIITQCTLTKQEIFTLIDAFMSVCQWIDIYYLWRPNLRDEADNHLIELAIAGNAQIIATKNIKDFSNSDLIFPNLSILKPEQIVRR
- a CDS encoding type II toxin-antitoxin system HicB family antitoxin translates to MLTTFTANYTKIDSGYMGQLIEWQEVITEGETLELCRESLQDALQEMIAAYKQQNKEIPSSKALIEQIPVEV
- a CDS encoding type II toxin-antitoxin system HicA family toxin, which produces MSVKRSDLVKYFEENGFYLLREGGNHSIYTNNIKTIPIKRHRTIDRITANAICKQAGITPKF
- a CDS encoding transposase codes for the protein MSYNPEIHHRRSIRLQGYDYSQSGAYFVTICTFQRQHLFGEVNNGEMQLNVTGQIISAIWQKIPQHFPNVELDQFILMPDHLHGVIVISEQDKKSYSLATIIQNFKSISTRKINKITHNSGVSIWQRNYHERIVRSDQDLDRLRQYMLTNPENWKVIPE
- a CDS encoding formylglycine-generating enzyme family protein, translated to MWNRLRFYDVLENEYQWRQFLNGKVVSDKFGKLLDQMTAYRVKERPSSVTEILLDLGIGEKASNPANNSGVYSFKAEELNGVNRVTVSYANQKKQATKTTPSVSEFKFTYVKARLVSSGFLGLGTRVELEHQHGKTEYIRENLGSGVTIDLVRIPAGKFMMGSKEEAQQQPIHEVTLQEFWMGKYVITQKQWQVVMGSNPAKFKGENLPVEKVSWDDAMEFCERVSKKIGKKMRLPTEAEWEYACRAGTTTLFHFGEAITEDLVNYNKQFSGKTLDVEAFYPNQWGLYQMHGNVWEWCLDDWHDDYNTKPSHLKQNGNNPWRDANTNKKNNRSYVLRGGSWANTVFGCLSTSRSRIDEFDWCGSAGFRVVI